The following proteins are co-located in the Acinetobacter shaoyimingii genome:
- a CDS encoding hemolysin family protein, producing MSLFQNIVIIILLIAGAGFLSLSEIALAGSRKVKLKILAESGDDRAQKVLDLQENSANFFAASQIGLNAVAILGGILGEGAFRPYFYNMVTNFYQGPWAETISFTLSFTLVTSLFILFADLMPKRLAMIAPEKISVSVIKPIHVFIAICRPLSWFINAIANLLFRLFKVNTTRDDNITFDDISAVMDAGAQAGVLQKQEHHFIENVFELEERNVPSSMTTRENVVYFTLNESEESIRQKLAEYPYSKFLVCSENIDDVIGYVDAKDILVRILKNQSLLQLNESTIRNVLTIPDTLTLSELLDRFRSSKEKFAVVFNEYALVVGVITLSDIMITVMGDWVTPTDEDVQIIKRDANSWLIDGSTPIEDLKHALAIDEMPDDENYETVAGFMMYKLRKIPRPADTVIFGGYKFEVVDVDHFKIDQLLVTRLLEQKDEVDNPAES from the coding sequence GTGAGTCTCTTTCAGAATATCGTGATTATCATTCTTTTGATTGCTGGTGCTGGCTTTCTCTCATTGAGTGAGATTGCACTTGCGGGATCACGTAAAGTTAAGTTAAAAATTTTAGCTGAATCAGGAGATGACCGCGCACAAAAAGTTTTAGATCTTCAAGAAAATTCAGCTAATTTTTTTGCGGCATCACAAATTGGCTTAAACGCTGTTGCCATTCTCGGTGGTATTTTAGGTGAAGGCGCTTTTCGTCCATACTTTTACAATATGGTCACGAATTTTTATCAAGGACCATGGGCTGAAACCATTAGTTTTACCCTTTCCTTTACCTTAGTAACTTCCCTATTCATTTTATTCGCAGACTTAATGCCAAAACGTTTGGCCATGATTGCACCTGAAAAAATTTCAGTTTCAGTAATCAAACCTATTCATGTGTTTATTGCGATTTGTCGTCCTTTATCGTGGTTTATTAACGCCATTGCAAACTTGCTTTTCCGTCTATTTAAAGTCAATACCACTCGCGATGACAACATCACTTTTGACGATATCTCTGCGGTCATGGATGCAGGTGCTCAAGCAGGCGTATTACAAAAACAAGAACATCATTTTATTGAAAATGTATTTGAGCTTGAAGAACGTAATGTTCCCTCGAGTATGACCACACGTGAAAATGTGGTTTATTTCACCTTGAATGAATCTGAAGAAAGTATTCGTCAAAAACTGGCTGAATACCCTTACTCAAAATTTTTAGTGTGTAGTGAAAACATTGATGATGTCATTGGTTACGTCGATGCCAAGGATATTTTAGTTCGTATTCTCAAAAATCAGTCCTTACTTCAATTGAATGAAAGCACAATTCGTAATGTATTAACCATTCCAGATACATTAACTCTTTCTGAATTGTTGGATCGCTTCCGCTCGAGCAAAGAAAAATTTGCCGTAGTGTTCAACGAATATGCGCTTGTCGTAGGTGTCATTACGCTGTCAGACATCATGATCACCGTGATGGGTGATTGGGTGACTCCTACTGATGAAGATGTTCAAATCATTAAGCGTGATGCCAATTCTTGGTTGATTGATGGGAGTACCCCAATTGAAGACCTAAAGCATGCTTTAGCCATTGATGAAATGCCAGATGATGAAAATTATGAAACTGTTGCCGGTTTTATGATGTATAAGCTCCGAAAAATTCCACGCCCTGCAGATACCGTAATCTTTGGTGGATATAAATTTGAAGTGGTCGATGTGGATCATTTTAAAATTGACCAATTATTGGTGACACGATTGCTTGAACAAAAAGACGAAGTCGACAATCCTGCCGAGTCTTAA